Proteins encoded together in one Polypterus senegalus isolate Bchr_013 chromosome 16, ASM1683550v1, whole genome shotgun sequence window:
- the eif4a3 gene encoding eukaryotic initiation factor 4A-III codes for MTTQTVSVRKRILKEEDMTKVEFETSEEVDVTPTFDTMGLREDLLRGIYAYGFEKPSAIQQRAIKQIIKGRDVIAQSQSGTGKTATFCVSVLQCLDIQVRETQALILAPTRELAGQIQKVLLALGDFMNVQCHACIGGTNVGEDIRKLDYGQHVVAGTPGRVFDMIRRRSLRTRAIKMLVLDEADEMLNKGFKEQIYDVYRYLPPATQVCLISATLPHEILEMTNKFMTDPIRILVKRDELTLEGIKQFFVAVEREEWKFDTLCDLYDTLTITQAVIFCNTKRKVDWLTEKMREANFTVSSMHGDMPQKERESIMKEFRSGASRVLISTDVWARGLDVPQVSLIINYDLPNNRELYIHRIGRSGRYGRKGVAINFVKNDDIRILRDIEQYYSTQIDEMPMNVADLI; via the exons ATGACCACGCAAACAGTCTCGGTGAGGAAGCGAATCCTCAAAGAGGAGGACATGACAAAAGTGGAGTTTGAAACTAGCGAGGAGGTCGACGTGACGCCGACGTTCGATACCATGGGCCTACGAGAGGACCTCCTCCGTGGGATCTACGCGTACG gtttTGAGAAGCCGTCAGCAATCCAACAGAGAGCAATCAAGCAGATCATCAAGGGCAGGGATGTGATTGCACA GTCTCAGTCTGGGACTGGCAAGACGGCCaccttctgtgtttctgtgctGCAGTGCCTGGATATTCAG GTCCGGGAAACTCAGGCGCTCATCTTGGCTCCTACCAGAGAGTTGGCAGGACAAATCCAGAAG GTTCTTTTGGCTCTTGGTGACTTCATGAATGTGCAGTGTCACGCTTGTATCGGAGGGACAAATGTTGGAGAAGACATCAGAAAACTTGACTACGGGCAGCACGTTGTCGCTGGCACTCCAGGGCGAGTGTTTG ACATGATTCGCAGGAGAAGCCTAAGGACGCGTGCTATCAAAATGTTGGTTCTTGATGAAGCTGACGAAATGCTGAACAAAG GGTTCAAGGAGCAGATTTACGATGTCTACAGGTATCTTCCTCCTGCCACGCAAGTCTGTTTGATCAGCGCCACTTTACCACATGAAATCTTGGAAATGACCAACAAATTCATGACTGACCCAATCCGGATCCTGGTGAAGCG TGATGAGTTGACACTTGAAGGCATCAAGCAGTTTTTTGTGGCTGTGGAGAGAGAAGAGTGGAAGTTTGATACGCTCTGTGACCTGTACGATACGCTGACCATCACGCAAGCCGTCATCTTTTGTAACACAAAAAGGAAG GTGGACTGGCTGACTGAGAAGATGCGAGAAGCCAACTTCACGGTGTCTTCAATGCATGGTGACATGCCTCAGAAGGAGCGAGAGTCCATCATGAAGGAGTTCCGGTCGGGTGCCAG ccgTGTTCTCATTTCTACAGACGTGTGGGCCAGAGGTCTGGATGTCCCACAAGTATCCCTGATCATCAACTATGACCTTCCAAACAACAGAGAGCTGTACATCCACAG AATTGGTCGATCTGGACGTTACGGACGTAAAGGTGTTGCcattaattttgtgaaaaatgaTGACATTCGCATTCTTCGAGACATTGAACAGTACTACTCAACGCAGATTGATGAAATGCCCATGAAcg ttgcTGATCTGATCTAA